In Cotesia glomerata isolate CgM1 linkage group LG3, MPM_Cglom_v2.3, whole genome shotgun sequence, one genomic interval encodes:
- the LOC123261816 gene encoding probable dolichyl pyrophosphate Glc1Man9GlcNAc2 alpha-1,3-glucosyltransferase isoform X1, whose product MTKHSNKLSTDTSSKSDQLKPHNELLSNRALYIIFILVSTVKFLLIPTYHSTDFEVHRNWLAITYSLPIKEWYITAKSEWTLDYPPFFAWLEFLFSQIAKFVDPEMLKIDNLNYDSPETIFFQRTTVIIADLMFLYGVREIGKVFCNSQNNFMAFGCLSLCNIGLLMVDHIHFQYNGFLLGILLLSIAKVCKNESISILQGAAWFAILLNLKHIYLYVAPAFIVWLLKCYCFRDNKFFTRLTQLGVIVLTITFVSFGPFLSQLPQVFSRLFPFKRGLVHAYWAANAWALYIGADKILSVISKRFGWIATTKTASMTGGLVQEDTLAILPTPTPLVTFVATLLSILPVIFLILKKKQKHLHREDFVRCIILCALSSFIFGWHVHEKAILTAIIPLSLLATLNKNDGRIFMILSSAGHTAIQPLLFPYDLTLLKILMHFIYSLAEILCFQELFNSSLLKIHEWIYVIILPFITIYETVIHKIIFGQQLPFLPLALTSIYCAIGVIYSWVLYYYVFYTNCTVTDIESSNVKTSQKVQTKVDKLKKRN is encoded by the exons atgactAAACATTCAAACAAACTTTCAACTGATACAAGTTCAAAGAGTGACCAGTTAAAACCACATAATGAATTACTCAGTAATCGGGcactttatataatatttattcttgtttctacagtaaaatttttattaattccaaCATA tCATTCAACAGATTTTGAAGTTCACCGTAATTGGCTTGCAATAACATACAGTCTGCCGATAAAAGAATGGTACATAACTGCTAAGTCAGAATGGACCTTGGATTACCCTCCTTTTTTTGCATGGctggaatttttattcagtCAAATTGCCAAATTTGTTGATCCCGAAATGCTCAAAATTGACAATCTGAATTATGACTCACCTGAAACGATATTTTTCCAAAGAACAACGGTCATCATTGCAGATTTGATGTTTCTATATGGAGTTCGAGA AATTGGAAAAGTATTTTGTAACtcccaaaataattttatggcATTTGGTTGTTTATCATTGTGTAATATCGGTTTACTGATGGTTGATCATATACATTTTCAATACAATGGATTTTTATTGGGAATACTTTTATTGTCAATAGCAAAAGTTTGCAAAAACGAAAGT attagtATTTTACAAGGAGCAGCGTGGTTTGCAATTCTGTTAAATCtcaaacatatttatttatatgtagCCCCAGCGTTTATTGTTTGGTTACTTAAATGTTATTGTTTTagagataataaattttttacacgaTTAACTCAACTTGGAGTGATCGTGTTAACAATCACATTTGTTTCTTTTGGGCCGTTTTTATCTCAATTGCCACAA gTGTTTTCAAGACTTTTCCCGTTTAAACGAGGTTTAGTACATGCTTACTGGGCTGCAAATGCCTGGGCGTTGTATATTGGTGCAGATAAAATATTGTCCGTAATTTCAAAACGATTTGGTTGGATAGCAACTACAAAAACTGCATCAATGACTGGTGGTCTAGTACAAGAAGATACCTTAGCCATTTTACCAACTCCTACGCCTCTTGTTACATTCGTTGCTACACTTTTATCAATActg cctgttatttttttaatattaaagaagaaaCAAAAACATCTACATCGAGAAGATTTTGTAAgatgtattattttatgtgCATTAAGTTCATTTATATTTGGATGGCATGTCCATGAAAAGGCAATTTTAACCGCAATCATTCCATTAag CCTTTTAGCTACTCTCAATAAAAATGATGGTAGAATATTCATGATCCTGAGTTCAGCAGGACATACAGCTATTCAACCTCTTCTCTTTCCATATgatttaactttattaaaaattttaatgcattttatttattcactcGCTGAAATTTTATGCTTCCAAGAACTTTTTAATTCATcactattaaaaattcacgAGTGGATATATGTGATAATTTTAccttttataacaatttatgaaactgttattcataaaataatttttggacaACAATTACCATTTCTACCACTGGCTTTAACTTCAATTTACTGTGCAATTGGTGTTATTTACTCATGGGTACTTTATTACTATGTATTTTATACTAATTGTACCGTGACTGACATAGAAAGCAGTAATGTGAAAACAAGTCAAAAAGTACAAACTaaagttgataaattaaaaaaacgcaattaa
- the LOC123261816 gene encoding probable dolichyl pyrophosphate Glc1Man9GlcNAc2 alpha-1,3-glucosyltransferase isoform X2: MLKIDNLNYDSPETIFFQRTTVIIADLMFLYGVREIGKVFCNSQNNFMAFGCLSLCNIGLLMVDHIHFQYNGFLLGILLLSIAKVCKNESISILQGAAWFAILLNLKHIYLYVAPAFIVWLLKCYCFRDNKFFTRLTQLGVIVLTITFVSFGPFLSQLPQVFSRLFPFKRGLVHAYWAANAWALYIGADKILSVISKRFGWIATTKTASMTGGLVQEDTLAILPTPTPLVTFVATLLSILPVIFLILKKKQKHLHREDFVRCIILCALSSFIFGWHVHEKAILTAIIPLSLLATLNKNDGRIFMILSSAGHTAIQPLLFPYDLTLLKILMHFIYSLAEILCFQELFNSSLLKIHEWIYVIILPFITIYETVIHKIIFGQQLPFLPLALTSIYCAIGVIYSWVLYYYVFYTNCTVTDIESSNVKTSQKVQTKVDKLKKRN, encoded by the exons ATGCTCAAAATTGACAATCTGAATTATGACTCACCTGAAACGATATTTTTCCAAAGAACAACGGTCATCATTGCAGATTTGATGTTTCTATATGGAGTTCGAGA AATTGGAAAAGTATTTTGTAACtcccaaaataattttatggcATTTGGTTGTTTATCATTGTGTAATATCGGTTTACTGATGGTTGATCATATACATTTTCAATACAATGGATTTTTATTGGGAATACTTTTATTGTCAATAGCAAAAGTTTGCAAAAACGAAAGT attagtATTTTACAAGGAGCAGCGTGGTTTGCAATTCTGTTAAATCtcaaacatatttatttatatgtagCCCCAGCGTTTATTGTTTGGTTACTTAAATGTTATTGTTTTagagataataaattttttacacgaTTAACTCAACTTGGAGTGATCGTGTTAACAATCACATTTGTTTCTTTTGGGCCGTTTTTATCTCAATTGCCACAA gTGTTTTCAAGACTTTTCCCGTTTAAACGAGGTTTAGTACATGCTTACTGGGCTGCAAATGCCTGGGCGTTGTATATTGGTGCAGATAAAATATTGTCCGTAATTTCAAAACGATTTGGTTGGATAGCAACTACAAAAACTGCATCAATGACTGGTGGTCTAGTACAAGAAGATACCTTAGCCATTTTACCAACTCCTACGCCTCTTGTTACATTCGTTGCTACACTTTTATCAATActg cctgttatttttttaatattaaagaagaaaCAAAAACATCTACATCGAGAAGATTTTGTAAgatgtattattttatgtgCATTAAGTTCATTTATATTTGGATGGCATGTCCATGAAAAGGCAATTTTAACCGCAATCATTCCATTAag CCTTTTAGCTACTCTCAATAAAAATGATGGTAGAATATTCATGATCCTGAGTTCAGCAGGACATACAGCTATTCAACCTCTTCTCTTTCCATATgatttaactttattaaaaattttaatgcattttatttattcactcGCTGAAATTTTATGCTTCCAAGAACTTTTTAATTCATcactattaaaaattcacgAGTGGATATATGTGATAATTTTAccttttataacaatttatgaaactgttattcataaaataatttttggacaACAATTACCATTTCTACCACTGGCTTTAACTTCAATTTACTGTGCAATTGGTGTTATTTACTCATGGGTACTTTATTACTATGTATTTTATACTAATTGTACCGTGACTGACATAGAAAGCAGTAATGTGAAAACAAGTCAAAAAGTACAAACTaaagttgataaattaaaaaaacgcaattaa
- the LOC123261813 gene encoding dedicator of cytokinesis protein 7: MSSVHRTFAYKLSKQLAADVRRHISNSSSYSRELSKSESNASGFSSSISLCEVYEPVDYEDFLNQHLLIIERDPLRSILDFPPDDVELRVVKRKIRTESPVIPFESLDTVSPYVRRCIETFVSDWIVIHRKYRRKASPIARERLLLDTPRQDFEVDQEDILYNSPNDEDDISSSLDTPRGSWASLDLRHSQHDPLLPGLLDRVSPETIDQINEQKRSEDRQDAIFPLYTPPTSQDDEWQESSPALEPGELFSHKILVKCLQLKLELEVEPIFASFALYDAKEKRKLSENFYVDMNPEHLKRMLGSHIAYSDASTLARSCVFSISKPSPDLFIVVRLEKVLQGDISECAEPYLRDDKNRDKVKVAAAIACERLGRYRMPFAWTAIHLSAVIGGGNGGGLDSESNGSAGSLDRKSGSLEQWRKKVEQPVRRGSLERKSSDKRRSWSPDDFANCLDSFRPITLTVSSFFKQESERLRDEDLYKLLVELRRPGSNLKRLKCIPGILKLDLSPKPDELPRCLDPDLRRLIPYPDEKNRPIKEVLEFSSDVVIPELTYRNFLYIYPKEVNFSSRTGSARNITVRVQLMGGEQEADALTAIFGRSSCPEMTHECFTSVSYHNKNPNFYDEIKIRLPADLGARHHLLFTFYHISCQKKVEQPNVETPIAYTWLPLLRDGHLQFGEFTLPAMLDPPPSNYSYIAPDVLLPGTRWVDAHRGVFNIIIEPVSSVHLQDKYIDRFLSLCGYLETGQVPPRIGETGMEIELRSSLLELSRTSNSALVRSLPQLLDQLISYLVLPPTLPSCPINIAAALFEAIGLLAKNITNLPDGQVDVHGRHTLLATYAAYQCSLPRMTSSPRLARSRSNPDLSVEDLEMEIHARGLDRTASMRQESPLINCPLIRRLLHEELALHWVVSTGQARELAIIHSWFFFELMVRSMVTHLYETGNLDAPRKIRFSPQYCDDISTLVDVLTNEVINRYIKDLKTAYNLIFSLANFLSDLLSIMDRGFVLSLVRTACCLLSDATIHVPDSTTLFSLKMDFIRTVCSHEHYVALNLPFGTGYTSGSAPASPSPSVSSSTGSLISTLVPGNCARFAELSQEFRQQHFLVGLVLLDLSTTLEIPNPVLQSKAIGSVRYLMTCHDKDPRYSDPSAKARVAVLYLPLLNIIMDSLPQLYQWDSKNKSLYPNGSNSITQSVALAIAGGNSADVSSLYCRVSLSSETTRHLLMCFLWVLKGLERSVLTQWCSELNSRRVLCLLHVLNICIAAFEYKGKKAMKRVPQQVAASGDIRSRLEDVILGQGSARSEMMLRRKERIIGDKLRWRKDQMAYRTNEPAEERVVEQDAHIEGALAAEASLIVLDTLEVIVQADCAGGAINGVLKVLLRALQRNQSTSVLQHMFNTQRALVVKYHSAFFDDGSERCGNLCLTLLTRCSSPLSAIRSHAAASLYLLMRQNFEVGNNFARVKMQMTTSLSTLVGRGRGPSEGALRRALKTVLVYAERDTELANTSFPEQVKDLLFNLHMILSDTVKMKEFQEDPEMLLDLMYRIAKGYQSSPDLRLTWLANMAQQHMERKNHTEAAMCLVHSAALVAEYLHLLEPGSGGRPIGAVALSSVSTNVLEESAVGDDVLARREEGLCLGPDFSESGLAGLLEHAASSFFAAGMYEAIPHVYRVLLPIAETAYDYKKLANIHGKLHEAYARIDQLSGKRVFGTYFRVGFYGSKFGDLDGEEFVYKEPTLTKLPEIFSRLENFYIERFSVDNVVIIKDSNPVDVSKLDPDKAYVQITYVEPYFEAYELRHRPTIFHRNFNIKRFIYATPFTTSGKAHGELKEQCKRKTILTVATYFPYLKTRIRVVARKQIVLSPIEVAIEDIQKKTVELATATNQDPPDPKILQMVLQGCIGTTVNQGPAEVANVFLSNIRESNVHPSRFQHKLRLCFKDFTKKCLDALRKNKNLIGPDQRDYQRELERNYQRLTEKLAPLITWSGSPPMNQESPSLTSLLW; encoded by the exons ATGTCTTCTGTCCATCGAACATTTGCTTATAAATTAAGCAAGCAACTTGCTGCTGATGTTCGTCGGCATATATCAAATTCTTCGTCATATTCAAGAGAACTTTCCAAGAGCGAGAGTAATGCAAGTGGATTTTCATCATCT ATTTCACTCTGCGAAGTATATGAACCAGTAGACTATGAAGATTTTCTAAACCAACATCTGTTGATCATTGAACGTGATCCATTACGGTCAATATTAGATTTTCCACCCGATGATGTTGAGCTAAGAGTTGTCAAGCGTAAAATTCGTACAGAAAGTCCTGTGATTCCATTTGAatctct cgATACAGTTAGTCCTTATGTTCGGAGATGTATTGAAACTTTTGTGTCTGACTGGATAGTTATTCATCGAAAATATCGCAGGAAAGCTTCTCCAATTGCTCGAGAAAGGCTTCTTCTAGATACTCCTCGACAAGATTTTGAA GTTGATCAAGAAGATATTCTTTATAATTCTCCAAATGATGAAGACGATATATCAAGTTCATTGGATACACCACGAGGTTCGTGGGCTAGTTTAGATTTACGTCATTCGCAGCATGACCCTCTTTTACCTGGTTTACTTGATCGAGTTTCACCAGAAACGATTGATCAAATAAATGAGCAAAAACGATCAGAAGATCGACAGGATGCGATATTCCCACTTTACACTCCGCCAACGTCTCAAGATGATGAGTGGCAAGAAAGTAGTCCAGCATTAGAACCTGGTGAATTATTTTCTCATAAAATACTCGTTAAATGTCTTCAATTGAAATTAGAATTAGAAGTGGAGCCAATATTTGCGAGTTTCGCACTCTATGATGCCAAAGAAAAACGAAAactttctgaaaatttttacgttGATATGAATCCAGAACACTTAAAACGAATGCTCGGTAGCCATATTGCTTATAGCGATGCAAGTACTCTGGCAAGAAGCTGTGTCTTTAGCATCAGTAAACCAAGCcctgatttatttatagtagTTAGATTGGAAAAAGTACTACAGGGTGATATCTCGGAATGTGCTGAACCTTATTTACGTGATGACAAAAATAGAGATAAGGTTAAAGTAGCCGCTGCTATCGCTTGTGAACGTTTGGGACGTTATAGAATGCCCTTTGCCTGGACTGCTATCCATTTGTCAGCCGTAATAGGTGGTGGCAATGGTGGTGGTTTGGATTCTGAAAGCAATGGTAGTGCTGGGTCATTAGATAGAAAATCTGGAAGCTTGGAGCAGTGGCGTAAAAAAGTCGAACAGCCTGTGCGACGAGGCTCTTTGGAACGTAAAAGTTCTGACAAACGACGTAGCTGGTCGCCAGATGATTTTGCTAATTGTTTGGATAGTTTTCGACCAATAACATTGACTGTctctagtttttttaaacaggAAAGTGAACGATTGAGAGACGAAGATCTCTATAAATTATTGGTTGAATTACGTAGACCTGGATCTAATTTGAAACGATTAAAATGCATACCGGGTATTCTTAAATTGGATTTAAGCCCAAAGCCTGATGAATTACCACGTTGTTTAGATCCAGATTTAAGAAGACTTATACCCTAtccagatgaaaaaaatagaccAATTAAAGAAGTTCTTGAGTTTTCTAGTGACGTCGTTATACCTGAGTTAACTTATcgtaattttctttatatttatccgaaagaagttaattttagttcaagaacTGGATCAGCGCGTAATATAACTGTTAGAGTCCAATTAATGGGCGGTGAACAAGAAGCTGATGCATTAACAGCAATATTTGGTAGATCATCTTGTCCTGAAATGACTCACGAATGTTTTACTTCCGtttcttatcataataaaaatccaaacttttatgatgaaattaaaatacgTCTTCCTGCTGATTTAGGCGCTCgtcatcatttattatttaccttCTATCATATTAGCTGTCAGAAAAAAGTTGAGCAGCCAAATGTCGAAACACCAATTGCTTATACG TGGTTACCTCTGTTACGAGATGGACATCTTCAATTTGGTGAATTTACATTACCTGCTATGCTCGATCCCCCACCATCTAATTATTCTTACATAGCACCTGATGTGCTATTACCTGGAACTAGATGGGTTGATGCTCATCGTGGAgtgtttaatattattattgaaccAGTTTCAAGCGTACATCTTcaagataaatatattgataG atttttatCTCTCTGTGGTTATTTAGAAACGGGACAAGTACCTCCAAGAATCGGAGAAACTGGAATGGAAATAGAATTGAGATCATCGTTACTAGAATTATCTCGAACATCAAACTCAGCTTTAGTACGTTCTCTTCCTCAGTTACTCGATCAATTAATATCATATTTAGTGCTACCTCCAACATTACCGTCATGTCCAATAAATATTGCCGCGGCATTATTTGAAGCGATAGGCCTTCTagcaaaaaatataacaaatttaCCAGACGGCCAGGTTGATGTTCACGGTAGGCACACTCTTTTAGCGACGTATGCTGCATATCAATGCTCTCTACCACGGATGACATCATCACCGAGACTTGCTCGTTCACGGAGTAATCCAGATTTATCAGTTGAAGATTTAGAAATGGAAATTCATGCTCGTGGTTTAGATCGTACCGCATCAATGCGTCAAGAATCaccattaataaattgtcCATTAATCAGGAGATTACTTCACGAAGAATTAGCTTTACATTGGGTTGTTTCAACTGGACAAGCTCGTGAATTGGCGATAATTCATTCatggtttttttttgaacTCATGGTCAGATCAATGGTAACACATTTATATGAAACTGGTAATTTAGATGCTCCACGAAAAATAAGATTTTCACCGCAATATTGTGATGATATTTCTACTTTAGTTGATGTTTTGACAAATGAAGTGATAAATAGATATATTAAAGATCTTAAAACAGcatacaatttaatatttagtttggcaaattttttatcagacttGCTATCGATTATGGATCGTGGATTCGTGCTCTCATTAGTCCGAACAGCATGTTGTTTATTATCTGATGCAACAATTCACGTTCCCGATTCAACTACACTGTTTTCACTTAAAATGGATTTTATCAGAACAGTATGCTCTCACGAACATTATGTTGCATTAAACCTTCCATTTGGTACTGGTTATACTTCTGGATCAGCACCAGCATCTCCAAGTCCTTCTGTTAGTAGCAGCACTGGAAGTCTTATTTCTACACTGGTACCTGGTAATTGTGCTAGATTTGCAGAATTGAGTCAAGAATTTCGTCAGCAGCATTTTCTTGTAGGTTTAGTATTATTAGATTTATCAACAACTCTTGAAATACCAAATCCAGTGTTACAAAGTAAAGCTATAGGTTCTGTAAGATATCTAATGACTTGTCATGATAAAGATCCAAGATATTCAGATCCATCAGCAAAAGCTCGTGTAGCTGTTTTATATCTTccattgttaaatattattatggaTTCATTACCACAACTTTATCAATGggattcaaaaaataaaagtttatatccTAATGGCTCAAATTCAATTACACAGTCAGTAGCGCTTGCTATTGCCGGTGGTAATTCAGCGGATGTTTCTAGTCTTTACTGTCGAGTATCTTTGAGCTCAGAAACAACACGACATTTACTTATGTGTTTTTTGTGGGTTTTAAAAGGATTGGAGCGCAGTGTTCTCACTCAGTGGTGTTCTGAGTTAAATTCAAGACGAGTTTTATGTCTACTACATGTACTTAATATTTGTATTGCTGCATTTGAATACAAAGGTAAAAAAGCTATGAAAAGAGTACCACAACAAGTTGCTGCGTCAGGTGATATTCGTTCGAGATTAGAGGACGTGATACTTGGTCAGGGTAGTGCAAGAAGTGAAATGATGTTACGACGTAAGGAACGAATTATTGGTGATAAACTCAGATGGAGAAAAGATCAAATGGCGTATAGAACCAATGAGCCAGCTGAAGAACGAGTTGTCGAGCAAGATGCTCATATCGAAGGTGCTTTAGCAGCTGAGGCCTCTCTCATTGTACTTGATACTTTGGAAGTTATTGTTCAAGCTGATTGTGCTGGTGGTGCAATTAATGGTGTATTAAAGGTACTTTTGAGAGCTTTACAAAGAAACCAAAGTACCTCTGTACTGCAACATATGTTCAATACTCAACGTGCACTTGTTGTTAAATATCACAGTGCATTTTTTGACGACGGAAGCGAAAGATGTGGTAATCTTTGCTTAACGTTACTAACTCGGTGTAGTTCACCATTGAGTGCAATTCGGAGTCATGCAGCTGCTAGTTTGTATCTTCTTAtgagacaaaattttgaagttgGAAATAATTTTGCTAGAGTTAAAATGCAAATGACAACGTCGTTGTCGACTCTTGTTGGCCGTGGACGTGGACCTAGTGAAGGTGCGCTACGCCGAGCTTTGAAAACTGTTTTAGTTTACGCTGAAAGAGATACTGAATTAGCGAATACCAGTTTTCCTGAGCAGGTTaaagatttattattcaatttacaTATGATACTCTCAGATACCGTTAAAATGAAAGAGTTTCAAGAAGATCCAGAAATGTTATTGGATTTAATGTATCGTATTGCTAAAGGCTACCAAAGTTCACCAGATTTACGTCTAACTTGGTTAGCAAATATGGCGCAACAACACATGGAACGTAAAAATCATACAGAAGCGGCAATGTGTTTGGTTCATAGTGCTGCACTTGTTGCCGAATATCTTCATCTGCTAGAACCAGGCAGTGGCGGTCGGCCTATAGGGGCAGTTGCTTTAAGTTCTGTTTCTACTAATGTACTAGAGGAGAGTGCAGTTGGAGATGATGTTCTAGCACGTAGAGAAGAAGGATTATGTCTTGGGCCTGATTTCTCAGAAAGTGGACTTGCTGGGTTACTGGAGCATGCCGCTAGTTCTTTTTTCGCTGCTGGAATGTATGAAGCTATCCCTCATGTTTATCGTGTACTGCTTCCGATTGCAGAAACTGcatatgattataaaaaactgGCCAATATTCATgg caaactccATGAAGCTTACGCGCGAATTGATCAACTGTCAGGTAAACGGGTATTTGGAACTTACTTTAGAGTTGGTTTTTACGGCAGCAAATTCGGCGATCTTGATGGTgaagaatttgtttataaagAACCGACTCTTACGAAGCTTCCTGAAATATTTTCaagacttgaaaatttttacatcgaaCGATTTAGTGTCGACAATGTTGTCATAATAAAAGATTCTAATCCAGTAGATGTTAGTAAATTGGATCCTGATAAAGCATATGTTCAAATTACTTATGTAGAGCCATATTTTGAAGCATATGAGTTGCGACACAGACcaacaatttttcatagaaactttaatataa aacGATTTATTTACGCAACACCTTTTACTACAAGTGGAAAAGCTCATGGTGAACTCAAGGAACAATgcaaaagaaaaacaattttgacaGTTGCCACGTATTTTCCATACCTCAAAACACGTATACGAGTTGTGGCTCGAAAGCAAATTGTACTTAGTCCTATTGAAGTAGCAATTGAAGATATTCAGAAAAAAACAGTTGaa ctggCTACTGCTACAAATCAAGATCCACCGGAtccaaaaatattacaaatggTACTTCAAGGTTGTATTGGTACAACTGTTAATCAAGGACCAGCAGAAGTTGCTAATGTATTTCTCTCAAATATAAGAGAATCGAACGTACATCCTTCAAGATTTCAACATAAGTTACGGCTTTGTTTTAaagattttacaaaaaaatgtttagacGCATTacgtaaaaacaaaaatctcATTGGTCCTGATCAACGTGATTATCAACGTGAATTAGAAAGAAATTATCAACGTTTAACTGAAAAGTTAGCGCCTCTTATTACTTGgag CGGGTCTCCTCCGATGAATCAAGAATCTCCATCATTAACATCTTTACTCTGGTAG